The following proteins are encoded in a genomic region of Rhodoferax aquaticus:
- a CDS encoding ABC transporter permease: MTLPTTSTSWLSRLSGGQAKQKLLAFASLIALILVFTVLKPDAFMTQDNIIGILQSTTVIGVLAIASTFIIITSGIDLSVGVLMTFCAVMAGVFMVSWGLPMPLGLLGAVAMGALCGSASGLAITKLKVPPFIATLGMMMLLKGTSLIITSTRPIYFSDVEGFDQIALGSVIGDLIPALPIPNGVLILFVVAVVCSIVLNKTVLGRYTFALGSNEEAVRLSGVNVDRWKVIIYAFAGGICGISGLLIASRLNSAQPALGQGYELDAIAAVVIGGTSLSGGVGTILGTIIGAFIMSVLINGLRIMSVAQEWQMVLTGLIIILAVYTDNLRRNKS; this comes from the coding sequence ATGACTCTACCTACTACCTCCACTTCTTGGTTGTCCCGCTTGTCCGGCGGACAAGCTAAGCAAAAGTTGCTGGCGTTTGCCAGTTTGATCGCGCTGATTTTGGTGTTTACCGTGCTCAAGCCTGATGCGTTTATGACGCAGGACAACATCATCGGCATCTTGCAGTCCACCACCGTGATTGGCGTCCTGGCCATTGCGAGTACCTTCATCATCATCACCTCAGGCATTGACTTGTCGGTGGGTGTGCTCATGACTTTCTGCGCGGTGATGGCTGGTGTATTCATGGTGAGTTGGGGCCTGCCTATGCCCTTGGGTTTGCTTGGCGCAGTTGCCATGGGCGCACTATGTGGCAGTGCCTCAGGCTTGGCCATTACCAAGCTCAAAGTGCCGCCCTTCATAGCTACCTTGGGCATGATGATGCTGCTCAAAGGCACCTCGCTCATCATCACATCGACACGCCCCATCTACTTCAGCGATGTAGAAGGTTTTGACCAAATCGCCCTAGGCTCTGTGATAGGTGACCTGATTCCTGCTTTGCCCATCCCCAATGGCGTGCTGATTTTGTTTGTCGTGGCTGTGGTGTGTTCGATCGTATTGAATAAAACCGTGCTGGGCCGGTACACCTTTGCCTTGGGCAGCAATGAAGAGGCTGTGCGCCTTAGCGGCGTCAATGTAGACCGCTGGAAGGTCATCATCTATGCGTTTGCAGGTGGCATTTGCGGCATCTCCGGCTTGTTGATTGCTTCTCGCCTCAACTCTGCGCAGCCTGCTCTGGGGCAGGGCTACGAGCTCGACGCCATTGCAGCTGTGGTCATCGGTGGTACATCCCTGAGCGGTGGTGTTGGCACGATTTTGGGAACCATCATCGGTGCTTTCATCATGAGTGTGCTGATTAACGGCCTGCGCATCATGTCGGTGGCCCAAGAGTGGCAAATGGTGCTGACAGGCTTGATCATTATTTTGGCGGTTTACACCGACAACCTTCGCCGCAACAAGTCATAA
- a CDS encoding ABC transporter substrate-binding protein → MNARRKLLALTAGLALAGFGTFANAQEIYIPLISKGFQHQFWQAVKQGADQAAKDYKVKVTFEGPETEQQVDKQIDMLSAALAKKPAAIGFAALDSKAAIPLLKKAQAAKIPVIAFDSGVDSDIVLTTAQTDSKAAAALAADKMAEKIGGEGEVAVIGHDQTSTTGTGRRDGFVEQIKAKYPKIKVVDIQYGGGDHLKSAEIAKTLVQAHPKLKGIFGTNEGSAIGAGKGLKEAKKSGVVIIGFDSGKAQKDMINDGTIAGAITQNPVGIGYKTVEAAVKALKGEKLPKIIDTGFYYYDKSNISDPKIAAVLYD, encoded by the coding sequence ATGAACGCAAGAAGAAAACTGCTGGCCCTTACCGCTGGCTTGGCCCTGGCAGGTTTTGGCACTTTCGCCAATGCCCAAGAGATCTACATTCCGCTGATTTCCAAAGGCTTTCAGCACCAGTTCTGGCAAGCGGTGAAACAAGGCGCTGACCAAGCCGCCAAAGACTACAAGGTCAAGGTCACTTTTGAAGGTCCTGAGACCGAGCAACAAGTGGACAAGCAAATCGACATGCTGTCCGCCGCATTGGCCAAGAAGCCAGCAGCCATTGGCTTTGCGGCACTCGATAGCAAAGCCGCCATCCCTTTGCTCAAGAAGGCACAGGCAGCCAAGATACCGGTCATCGCCTTTGACTCCGGTGTAGACAGTGACATCGTATTGACCACTGCGCAAACCGACAGCAAGGCCGCAGCAGCATTGGCCGCTGACAAGATGGCAGAAAAAATTGGTGGCGAAGGTGAAGTGGCGGTGATCGGCCATGACCAAACCAGCACCACAGGCACTGGTCGTCGTGACGGGTTTGTAGAACAAATCAAGGCCAAGTACCCCAAGATCAAGGTGGTAGATATCCAGTACGGTGGCGGTGACCATCTGAAGTCGGCGGAAATCGCCAAGACGCTGGTGCAGGCCCACCCCAAGCTCAAGGGTATTTTTGGTACCAATGAAGGCTCTGCAATTGGTGCAGGCAAAGGCCTGAAGGAAGCCAAGAAGAGCGGCGTGGTCATTATTGGCTTTGACTCCGGCAAGGCCCAAAAAGACATGATCAACGACGGCACTATCGCTGGTGCGATCACCCAAAACCCTGTGGGTATTGGATACAAGACGGTGGAAGCCGCTGTGAAAGCGCTCAAGGGCGAAAAGCTGCCCAAGATCATCGACACCGGCTTCTATTACTACGACAAGAGCAATATCAGCGATCCCAAGATTGCTGCGGTTCTCTACGATTGA
- a CDS encoding fumarylacetoacetate hydrolase family protein, whose protein sequence is MKLVRYGLPGQEKPGVLDPQGRVRDLSGVIADVGGEALLPHNLDALRKVVIETLPVVQGTAQKDLRLGPCVGKVGKFICIGLNYSDHAAESGMQVPPEPVVFNKWTSAIVGPDDAVEIPRGSVKTDWEVELGVVIGKGGRYIDEADALSHVAGYCVVNDVSEREYQLDRSGTWDKGKGCDTFGPTGPWLVTADEVPDPQALKMWLDVDGKRYQNGSTSTMVYGVKFLISYLSRFMSLQPGDVISTGTPPGVGMGQKPPVYLRAGQTIHLGIDGLGTQTQKTVQA, encoded by the coding sequence GTGAAACTTGTGCGCTATGGACTGCCGGGCCAAGAAAAACCGGGTGTTTTGGACCCCCAGGGCCGTGTGCGGGACCTCTCGGGTGTGATCGCGGATGTGGGGGGCGAAGCCCTGCTGCCGCACAACCTAGATGCCTTGCGCAAAGTGGTGATTGAAACCCTGCCGGTGGTGCAGGGGACTGCGCAAAAGGACTTGCGCTTGGGACCCTGCGTAGGCAAGGTGGGTAAGTTCATTTGCATAGGCTTGAACTATTCAGACCATGCGGCTGAGAGCGGGATGCAGGTGCCGCCGGAACCTGTCGTCTTTAACAAATGGACCAGCGCGATCGTGGGGCCAGATGATGCAGTGGAGATTCCGCGCGGCTCAGTGAAGACCGATTGGGAGGTGGAGCTTGGCGTCGTGATTGGCAAAGGTGGCCGCTATATCGACGAAGCCGATGCCCTGTCCCATGTGGCGGGCTACTGCGTGGTCAACGATGTCTCCGAGCGTGAATACCAACTGGATCGCAGCGGCACCTGGGACAAGGGCAAAGGTTGCGACACTTTTGGCCCCACCGGCCCTTGGCTCGTCACAGCGGATGAAGTGCCTGACCCACAGGCTCTGAAAATGTGGCTCGACGTAGATGGCAAGCGCTATCAAAACGGCAGCACATCCACCATGGTCTATGGGGTGAAATTTCTGATCTCTTATTTAAGTCGCTTCATGAGCCTGCAGCCGGGTGACGTGATCTCCACCGGCACGCCGCCGGGTGTGGGCATGGGGCAAAAGCCGCCCGTGTACCTGCGCGCTGGCCAAACCATCCACCTGGGCATTGATGGCCTGGGGACCCAAACCCAAAAGACCGTCCAAGCCTGA
- a CDS encoding L-fuconate dehydratase, with protein sequence MTKVTNMRVVDVRFPTSQHLDGSDAMNPDPDYSAAYVILETDTAGVEGHGLTFTIGRGNEICCTAIEAMRHLVVGLDMDWVAQDMGRFWRYITSDSQLRWIGPDKGAMHLATGAVVNAVWDLWAKLEGVPVWKLVSRMSPEELVKLIDFRYITDCITPDEALALLRKQAVGKEERWATLEREGYPCYTTSAGWLGYDDDKLRRLCKEATDAGFNHIKLKVGRDKADDIRRLRIAREVLGPDRHLMIDANQVWEVNQAVEWVRELAFAKPWFIEEPTSPDDIEGHRVIREGVHPVKVATGEMCQNRIIFKQLIMRGAIDVVQIDSCRLGGVNEILAVMLMAAKYNLPVCPHAGGVGLCEYVQHLSMIDYLCIAGTREGRVIEFVDHLHEHFVDPCLIENAAYMPPQAAGFSIEMKPESLKQYTFKPKAIAA encoded by the coding sequence ATGACCAAAGTTACCAATATGCGCGTCGTGGACGTGCGCTTCCCCACGTCCCAACATCTCGATGGCTCGGATGCCATGAACCCGGACCCGGACTATTCTGCGGCCTATGTCATTCTGGAGACAGACACAGCGGGAGTGGAGGGGCATGGGCTGACCTTCACGATTGGGCGGGGCAATGAGATTTGCTGCACCGCCATTGAGGCCATGCGCCATCTGGTGGTGGGCTTGGACATGGACTGGGTGGCGCAGGACATGGGGCGCTTCTGGCGCTACATCACCTCCGACAGCCAACTGCGCTGGATTGGTCCAGACAAGGGCGCAATGCACTTGGCCACCGGCGCGGTGGTCAATGCAGTGTGGGACCTGTGGGCCAAGTTGGAAGGGGTGCCCGTGTGGAAGCTGGTGTCCCGCATGAGCCCAGAAGAGCTGGTGAAGCTCATTGACTTCCGCTACATCACCGACTGCATTACGCCAGACGAGGCCTTGGCACTACTGCGCAAGCAGGCAGTGGGCAAAGAGGAACGCTGGGCTACCTTGGAGCGCGAGGGCTATCCGTGCTACACCACATCGGCTGGTTGGCTAGGCTATGACGATGACAAACTGCGCCGCCTATGCAAAGAGGCCACGGACGCCGGGTTCAACCACATCAAGCTGAAGGTAGGGCGCGACAAGGCCGACGACATACGCCGACTGCGCATAGCGCGTGAGGTGCTGGGCCCTGACCGCCACCTGATGATTGACGCCAATCAGGTGTGGGAGGTGAATCAGGCCGTGGAATGGGTGCGCGAGTTGGCATTTGCCAAGCCTTGGTTCATTGAAGAACCCACAAGCCCCGATGACATTGAGGGCCATCGCGTGATCCGCGAGGGCGTGCATCCGGTCAAGGTTGCCACCGGCGAGATGTGCCAAAACCGCATTATCTTTAAGCAGCTCATCATGCGGGGCGCGATTGATGTAGTGCAGATTGACTCCTGCCGCCTAGGGGGCGTCAACGAAATTTTGGCCGTGATGCTGATGGCGGCGAAGTACAACTTGCCAGTCTGCCCACATGCTGGCGGCGTGGGCCTGTGCGAGTACGTGCAGCACTTGTCCATGATCGACTACCTGTGCATTGCAGGCACTCGGGAGGGGCGTGTGATTGAGTTTGTGGATCACTTGCACGAGCATTTTGTGGATCCTTGTCTCATTGAGAACGCGGCCTACATGCCTCCGCAAGCAGCAGGATTTTCGATTGAGATGAAGCCCGAGTCACTCAAGCAGTACACCTTCAAACCCAAAGCCATTGCGGCATGA
- a CDS encoding amidohydrolase family protein, translating into MKIDTHQHYWRYRAQEFPWIADSMPLLKRDRLPTDVESAMANAGVTGAVAVQARSVAAETDFLLQLADQVPSVMGVVGWADLRAGDLQQQLDRWCAHPAFKGLRHILQDESDVSDWVNDVLVNFGLRTLQQRHLVYDVLVYHHQLPLVHAFCAAHDTHWLALDHMAKPAVRDWARAPDALREWGRNLDILGTLPHVMCKLSGAVTETDWAVHGAARPADAKVIWSCFDRALDAFGPNRIMFGSDWPVCQLAAPYESVYDLASQWAAKRLSESEQTAFWSGNALRCYGLTA; encoded by the coding sequence ATGAAGATAGACACCCATCAGCACTATTGGCGCTACCGTGCCCAAGAGTTTCCGTGGATTGCGGACTCCATGCCCCTGCTCAAACGCGACCGTTTGCCTACAGACGTCGAATCCGCCATGGCGAACGCCGGGGTAACGGGCGCCGTAGCGGTTCAGGCGCGCTCCGTGGCCGCCGAGACAGACTTTTTGCTCCAGTTAGCAGATCAAGTTCCAAGCGTGATGGGGGTTGTTGGGTGGGCAGATTTGCGGGCTGGTGACCTGCAGCAGCAGCTGGACCGTTGGTGCGCGCATCCCGCATTCAAGGGCTTGCGCCATATTTTGCAAGATGAGTCTGACGTAAGCGATTGGGTGAATGACGTACTGGTGAATTTCGGTTTACGCACTTTGCAACAACGTCACTTGGTGTACGACGTGTTGGTGTATCACCATCAGCTGCCATTGGTGCATGCGTTTTGCGCCGCGCATGACACGCATTGGCTGGCGTTAGACCATATGGCGAAACCGGCTGTGCGCGACTGGGCGCGAGCGCCAGATGCATTGCGCGAGTGGGGTCGCAACTTGGATATCTTGGGCACGCTGCCTCACGTGATGTGCAAGCTATCTGGTGCGGTGACAGAAACAGACTGGGCCGTCCACGGTGCTGCGCGCCCCGCCGATGCCAAAGTCATATGGTCGTGTTTCGATCGCGCGCTGGACGCATTTGGTCCCAACCGCATCATGTTCGGCTCGGACTGGCCGGTGTGCCAGCTTGCAGCGCCTTATGAATCAGTGTACGACTTGGCTTCGCAATGGGCTGCCAAACGCTTGAGTGAATCTGAGCAAACTGCGTTTTGGAGCGGCAATGCGCTTCGGTGCTACGGGCTAACGGCATAG